The following are encoded in a window of Lactobacillus panisapium genomic DNA:
- a CDS encoding glycoside hydrolase family 32 protein: MAEAVKVTNERYRLKYHVSTPGGWMNDPNGFSFFKGYYHLFYQYYPYSAQKGPMHWGHYRSRDLVHWEELPIALAPDDEQNVCFSGSAIEKDGRLYLIYTGHQYHDLNDHTQFTETQNIAYSDDGIHFKKDAHNPIIAAAPADNTQHFRDPKVWRQGKYYYMILGSQAANGLGRALTYRSENLFDWEYLGPIANAQTSAQEGFMWECPDLFTLGDHDILLCSPQGIEPDGLRFLNEFQTGYFSGKMDYQQNKFTHGAFTELDHGHDFYAAQTMLAPDHRRILIGWMDMWNASFPEQADGWSGALTVPRELSYASGHLYMKPIAELMSLRTEKIMAEEGVVTSLEVTTPDPQHCELLFEANTSSWSGNEISFTLESKQQDLVSLTWNKKTGQVTVIRADKPDGDDKRYGNLQTSASLKLHIFIDTSSIEFFLNDGELVFSERYYTENQPQIFFSTDKGIKAKVEGYTLAQ; the protein is encoded by the coding sequence ATGGCTGAAGCTGTTAAAGTTACCAATGAGCGCTATCGCCTCAAGTATCATGTTTCTACGCCGGGGGGATGGATGAATGACCCGAATGGCTTTTCGTTTTTTAAAGGCTATTACCACCTTTTTTACCAGTATTATCCCTATTCCGCACAAAAAGGGCCGATGCACTGGGGACATTATCGCAGTCGCGATTTAGTGCACTGGGAAGAGTTACCAATTGCTCTAGCACCAGATGACGAGCAAAATGTTTGTTTTTCAGGTAGCGCGATTGAGAAAGATGGTCGGCTGTATTTGATTTATACAGGGCACCAATATCATGACCTTAATGATCATACGCAGTTTACTGAAACGCAAAATATTGCATATAGCGATGATGGCATTCACTTTAAAAAAGATGCTCATAATCCAATCATTGCTGCTGCTCCAGCTGATAATACGCAGCATTTCCGTGATCCGAAGGTATGGCGCCAAGGCAAGTACTATTACATGATTTTAGGCAGTCAGGCGGCAAATGGCTTAGGACGGGCGTTAACTTACCGCTCTGAAAATTTATTCGACTGGGAATATTTGGGACCAATTGCTAACGCACAAACTAGTGCGCAAGAGGGCTTTATGTGGGAGTGCCCCGATTTATTTACACTAGGAGACCACGACATTTTATTGTGTTCGCCGCAAGGCATCGAACCCGATGGTTTACGCTTTTTAAACGAGTTTCAAACAGGCTATTTTAGTGGCAAAATGGATTATCAGCAGAACAAATTTACTCACGGGGCGTTTACAGAATTAGACCATGGACATGATTTTTATGCAGCCCAAACAATGCTTGCCCCAGATCATCGGCGGATTTTAATTGGCTGGATGGATATGTGGAATGCCAGCTTCCCGGAACAAGCCGACGGCTGGTCGGGTGCGCTGACAGTTCCGCGGGAATTAAGTTATGCTTCTGGTCATTTGTATATGAAGCCGATTGCTGAATTAATGAGTTTGCGAACTGAAAAAATTATGGCTGAAGAGGGAGTGGTAACATCCCTTGAGGTCACGACGCCGGATCCGCAGCATTGTGAACTGCTTTTTGAAGCCAATACGTCATCTTGGTCGGGTAATGAAATTAGTTTTACGCTCGAGAGCAAACAGCAAGATTTGGTTTCATTAACTTGGAATAAAAAAACTGGGCAAGTAACGGTTATCCGCGCTGATAAACCTGATGGGGATGATAAACGCTATGGTAATCTCCAGACTAGCGCAAGCTTAAAACTGCATATCTTCATTGATACGAGTTCGATTGAGTTCTTCTTAAATGATGGTGAACTGGTCTTTTCAGAGCGTTATTATACCGAGAATCAACCGCAAATCTTCTTTAGCACTGATAAAGGAATTAAGGCAAAAGTCGAAGGTTATACTTTGGCACAATAA